One window of the Periophthalmus magnuspinnatus isolate fPerMag1 chromosome 17, fPerMag1.2.pri, whole genome shotgun sequence genome contains the following:
- the si:ch211-188c16.1 gene encoding uncharacterized protein si:ch211-188c16.1, whose product MNSDERVTMEETSISFKALRAKFQEEARMAESRASRPAVAGKPKHLPLPGGHCSSVVSSIHMAVDNKAPVVPRVFFRDGLRTSGGKRPISYPPLQRSPTSHTNANGDAPSRQSLKDRHMPLVLPILHNESKANQPSKKEHKLEEDGLLQTKTRKKGLLLPFKSKTAKANSEHGEEPTYADLTSRPASAPGELPSVEQHTDDRASPQGSEKTSEKTSECTVSSPDITLSPPSAEAHDSDSRVFSTLEKAKKRFSCRPVKSSIIPKSSSPERGSKNKASPTKSSHSAMQDLLAPPPIPPLLNLPNLIYISARPFSKGTTTFKSPLEMHFGKDKANRPFARIGDPRPPSPLKKPLPEPWVLGPMPTKPSRPPVVDLSSYMPHKCQDGSLKLDHTAAHEQPSNNITAVPVLDAVVLPDFDTSEIETAGEKEAVHMAALDLEVLDPPAPDAPGSIYFGETHPDWSDLTQSSEHKELDLGNLNVRSPNPPSFTEPINLSEFSEPLGQWSQSEDPTIDPPSCTEEAADSHSIPEDQGEHGNNFEFGIYQQEMYHTTCDNVYEDVENISKFSLNQDSRKRRGLKNPYAESSHRKEESGHNIFQRNPRNGEPGYLSHSQINSKECQSPNTADFKEQKKREKQRLEREKKEQKEREKKENEMKKKFKVTGAEEPMYHAKVTVASKVRKNDLPVKSGDTVSIIRTTNCPKGKWLARDANHKYGYISVMNVELNIKEMLELGKKAQAAGRGCNVEGDTISIGSSTHPILTSSCEFTDDSDEWACEGGTLSPSNESLSFPQQSAQVPEMSCSHDGKQHTLSDVSLEDLHTQTRHEALQKLAIFFQHNKEELNENNGEGATSLEMPNLCDVEEPPLPEQEIDFTELELLPPPPLYADIF is encoded by the exons ATGAACAGTGATGAACGAGTTACAATGGAG GAGACGTCAATAAGCTTCAAAGCATTGAGAGCCAAGTTTCAGGAGGAGGCTCGGATGGCAGAGTCCAGAGCCAGCCGTCCAGCTGTAGCTGGAAAGCCCAAGCACCTGCCTCTTCCAGGAGGCCACTGCAGCTCTGTGGTGAGCAGTATCCACATGGCTGTGGACAACAAGGCTCCGGTGGTCCCCAGGGTCTTCTTTAGAGATGGACTGAGAACTTCAGGAGGAAAGAGGCCCATTTCATACCCCCCTCTGCAGCGCTCACCCACATCTCACACTAATGCAAATGGTGACGCTCCATCAAGACAATCTCTCAAAGACAGGCACATGCCACTAGTACTCCCCATCTTACATAATGAGAGTAAAGCAAATCAGCCTTCTAAAAAAGAACATAAACTGGAAGAAGATGGTTTGCTACAAACTAAAACCAGAAAAAAAGGGTTGCTCCTGCCTTTCAAGTCTAAAACTGCAAAGGCAAACTCCGAACACGGGGAGGAGCCCACATATGCAGATTTAACTAGCCGACCGGCTAGTGCTCCAGGAGAGCTGCCTTCTGTAGAGCAGCACACAGATGACAGGGCGTCGCCCCAAGGTAGTGAGAAGACCAGTGAGAAGACCAGTGAGTGCACTGTGTCCAGCCCTGACATCACCCTCAGCCCTCCCTCTGCAGAGGCACATGACTCAGACAGCAGAGTTTTCAGCACGCTGGAAAAGGCCAAGAAGAGGTTCTCCTGTCGACCCGTGAAGTCATCCATTATACCAAAGAGTAGTTCACCAGAGAGGGGCTCCAAAAACAAGGCCTCACCCACAAAGAGCTCCCACAGCGCCATGCAAGACTTACTCGCACCCCCACCTATACCTCCCCTACTGAACCTCCCCAACTTAATCTACATCTCAGCCAGGCCGTTCAGTAAAGGCACCACAACATTCA AGTCTCCATTAGAGATGCACTTTGGTAAGGACAAAGCTAATCGCCCTTTTGCCAGAATTGGTGATCCCcgtcctccatctcctctaAAGAAACCTTTACCTGAACCGTGGGTTCTGGGGCCAATGCCAACAAAGCCCTCCAGACCTCCAGTAGTCGACCTCAGTAGTTACATGCCACACAAATGTCAAG ATGGGTCACTGAAGCTGGACCACACAGCGGCACATGAACAGCCATCAAACAATATCACTGCAGTCCCTGTTCTAGATGCTGTAGTGCTCCCTGACTTTGACACCTCTGAGATTGAAACTGCAGGAGAGAAGGAAGCTGTACACATGGCTGCATTAGACCTGGAGGTGCTGGACCCACCTGCTCCTGATGCCCCTGGCTCTATTTACTTTGGAGAGACCCACCCTGACTGGTCAGATCTTACACAGAGCTCTGAACACAAGGAACTAGATCTTGGTAATCTAAATGTAAGATCCCCAAATCCACCCAGCTTTACTGAACCAATAAACCTCAGTGAGTTCTCAGAACCACTGGGACAATGGAGCCAGAGCGAGGACCCCACTATAGACCCTCCATCCTgcactgaagaagcagcagacTCTCACTCCATACCAGAGGACCAGGGGGAGCATGGCAACAACTTTGAATTTGG CATTTATCAACAAGAAATGTATCACACCACATGTGACAATGTGTATGAAGATGTGGAAAACATCAGCAAATTCTCATTGAATCAAGACTCTCGCAAAAGGAGAGGACTCAAga atCCCTATGCCGAGAGCAGCCATAGG AAGGAAGAGTCGGGGCACAACATATTTCAGAGGAATCCACG gAACGGGGAGCCTGGTTATTTATCTCACAGTCAGATCAACAG TAAGGAATGCCAAAGCCCAAACACTGCTGACttcaaagaacaaaaaaaacgcGAAAAGCAACGTcttgagagagagaagaaagaacaaaaggaacgtgaaaagaaagaaaatgaaatgaaaaagaaatttaaa GTGACTGGTGCAGAGGAGCCCATGTACCACGCCAAAGTAACAGTAGCAAGTAAAGTCCGCAAAAATGATCTCCCTGTAAAAAGTGGGGACACTGTCAGCATCATCCGCACCACCAACTGCCCCAAAGGGAAATGGCTGGCCCGTGATGCTAACCACAAGT ATGGCTATATATCCGTCATGAATGTAGAGCTGAATATTAAAGAGATGCTAGAGCTTGGGAAGAAGGCGCAGGCAGCAGGACGAGGATGCAACGTGGAGGGCGACACCATCAGTATTGG CTCCTCAACCCACCCTATACTGACAAGCAGCTGTGAGT TTACAGACGATAGTGACGAGTGGGCCTGTGAAGGTGGAACTCTGTCTCCCTCCAATGAGAGCCT gAGTTTTCCACAACAGTCTGCCCAAGTCCCTGAGATGT CGTGCAGCCATGATGGTAAACAGCACACCCTGAGTGATGTCAGCTTGGAGGACCTGCACACCCA GACAAGACATGAGGCGCTGCAGAAATTGGCCATTTTCTTTCAGCACAACAAAGAAGAACTCAATGAAAACAATGGTGAAGGTGCTACAAG CTTGGAGATGCCTA actTGTGTGATGTCGAGGAGCCTCCATTGCC TGAGCAAGAGATTGACTTCACAGAATTGGAGCTTCTCCCTCCACCGCCGCTGTATGCAGACATCTTCTGA
- the c8a gene encoding complement component C8 alpha chain, producing the protein MMRLCICFNRSVWILLCFLYVFNTEWTPDTRGSFRRARDASIPVSVNCKLGRWSSWSPCNACTDKTFRARRMEKPSQFGGTKCHETLWEKQRCPDAYEACMVIDYCGDKFTCNSTGRCISQSLRCNDEKDCGDDSDEHHCTETHPREDYCSSLLSIPGAKHGIQGYNILTGQFVDPVLEPHYFGESCEYVYNGEWNKFTYDALCEKLSYNSAEKNFRKPYNYHTYQFVAEATSEGTDEYYEDVASLLRARKTENSAHFGVSVGVMYVEVGLSASVETQFVKNISQYKQQELGFVRLFSKIQTALFKMRSSNLMLHEDMLLDLMALPEVYDYGRYSQFINTYGTHFVTEGTMGGTLESVVVINKTNTEKSILNSHLLGGCLGASIGLAAPLKGAGELGLKVEGQECRKRGGGERRTEAYSVDIKDTLSLVNGGVTVSAGGVMVIKDSDTYRKWGATLKYHPVLIDYEVMPIFELVRRSTSVDHVGQRLANLERGFDEYLQEFNPCRCAPCLHRGFPILYGTSCTCECRAGYEGEACEKTNRPDRRTDGAWSCWGPWTACTLSRKTRSRTCNNPPPSQGGATCLGSSSQSRMC; encoded by the exons ATGATGCGATTATGTATTTGTTTCAACCGGAGTGTATGGATCCTTTTATGTTTTCTCTATGTTTTCAACACTGAATGGACCCCGGATACCAG GGGTTCATTTAGAAGAGCCAGAGATGCAAGCATACCTGTGTCTGTCAACTGCAAGCTGGGCAGATGGTCATCTTGGAGCCCTTGTAATGCTTGTACTGACAAAACT TTTCGTGCTAGACGCATGGAGAAGCCCTCACAGTTTGGGGGCACTAAATGCCATGAGACTCTGTGGGAAAAACAAAGATGTCCTGATGCATATGAGGCATGTATGGTGATAGATTACTGTGGAGACAAATTTACATGCAACAGCACAG GCCGTTGTATCAGTCAGTCTCTGCGCTGTAATGATGAGAAGGACTGTGGCGATGATTCTGATGAACATCATTGTACGGAAACCCATCCAAGAGAGGATTATTGCTCTTCTCTGCTGTCTATCCCTGGAGCAAAGCATGGCATTCAAGG ctataaCATCTTAACAGGACAATTTGTAGACCCTGTACTTGAACCACACTATTTTGGTGAATCATGTGAATATGTCTACAATGGAGAATGGAACAAATTCACATATGATGCCTTATGTGAGAAGCTGAGCTACAATTCAGCAGAGAAAAACTTCAGGAAACCTTACAACTATCACACTTACCAATTTGTG GCGGAGGCTACGTCTGAAGGAACTGATGAGTACTACGAGGATGTGGCGAGTTTACTGAGagcaagaaaaacagaaaattctgcacattttggtgtCTCTGTGGGCGTCATGTATGTGGAAGTGGGTCTGTCTGCTAGTGTGGAGACTCAGTTTGTCAAGAACATTTCACAGTATAAACAACAG GAGCTTGGATTTGTTCGTCTTTTCTCCAAAATACAAACCGCTCTCTTCAAAATGAGGAGCAGCAACTTGATGCTTCACGAGGACATGTTACTGGACCTGATGGCTCTGCCCGAGGTGTATGATTATGGGAGGTACTCTCAGTTCATTAATACTTACGGAACCCACTTCGTCACCGAGGGAACTATGGGAGGAACACTTGAGAGTGTCGTGGTCATCAACAAAACCAACACtgaaaaatcaa TCCTAAACAGCCATTTGCTCGGAGGTTGTCTTGGTGCTTCCATTGGTCTAGCTGCTCCCTTAAAAGGAGCTGGAGAACTAGGCCTCAAAGTGGAAGGTCAAGAATGTCGTAAAAGGGGAGGAGGTGAAAGAA gAACCGAGGCATATTCAGTAGACATTAAGGACACACTTTCTCTTGTGAATGGGGGTGTCACGGTGTCGGCTGGTGGTGTTATGGTCATTAAGGATTCTGACACATACAGAAAGTGGGGGGCAACACTCAAATACCATCCAGTTCTTATAGACTATGAG GTCATGCCCATTTTTGAGCTGGTGCGTCGCAGTACCTCGGTTGACCATGTGGGGCAACGGTTGGCCAACCTTGAGAGGGGGTTTGATGAGTACCTGCAGGAGTTTAACCCCTGTCGCTGTGCCCCGTGCCTACACAGAGGGTTCCCCATCCTGTATGGAACATCCTGCACATGTGAATGTAGAGCGGGCTACGAAGGAGAGGCCTGCGAAAAAACGAATCGACCAG ACAGAAGAACTGATGGGGCTTGGTCCTGCTGGGGTCCATGGACAGCTTGTACATTGAGCCGAAAAACACGGTCCAGAACCTGCAACAACCCTCCCCCAAGTCAAGGCGGAGCCACTTGTCTGGGCTCCTCTTCTCAGAGTCGAATGTGTTAA